One window of Nasonia vitripennis strain AsymCx unplaced genomic scaffold, Nvit_psr_1.1 unplaced0248, whole genome shotgun sequence genomic DNA carries:
- the LOC100678195 gene encoding uncharacterized protein LOC100678195, with protein MNTDAFSTLYDLMEQRLRKQTINFREPLDPELKLAFVLWFLGHGGNVKQAALMFHIGTSTAYQLLKDICVNLVHVLNPLYVPKPTRAKWIEIANLYEQLLNFPNCIGALDGKHIDIEQPASAGSSLNDASVFSDTDFASQLANDELDIPPSRPLPNTDIEMPFMFIADEIFALSKHLMKSFSKSGELRVEEKKLKFDLTTSHFIVAAIICLHNFLITSAEYNMDDVNEEVVEGNNQNEENQNL; from the exons ATGAACACTGATGCATTTTCAACTCTGTATGACTTGATGGAACAAAGGTTGAGAAAGCAAACAATAAATTTTCGAGAACCGCTTGATCCAGAATTAAAATTAGCATTTGTTTTATG GTTTCTTGGACATGGAGGGAACGTAAAGCAGGCTGCATTAATGTTTCACATTGGAACTTCTACTGCGTACCAATTACTTAAAGATATTTGCGTCAATTTGGTTCATGTTTTAAATCCACTGTATGTTCCAAAGCCAACTAGAGCAAAATGGATTGAGATAGCTAATTTATACGAACAATTGTTGAATTTTCCCAATTGTATTGGAGCTTTAGATGGCAAGCATATCGACATTGAACAACCTGCATCAGCtggca GTTCTCTAAATGATGCCAGTGTATTCTCTGATACAGATTTTGCTTCTCAATTAGCAAATGACGAGTTAGATATTCCTCCATCAAGGCCACTACCGAACACAGATATAGAAATGCCTTTCATGTTTATAGCCGATGAAATTTTTGCATTGAGCAAACATCTTATGAAGTCTTTTAGTAAATCTGGAGAATTGAGAGTAGAAGAAAAG aaattaaaatttgatttaacaACTAGTCATTTTATAGTCGCTGCAATCATATGTTTGCATAATTTCCTGATTACAAGTGCAGAGTACAATATGGATGATGTAAATGAAGAAGTTGTAGAAGGTAATAATCAGAACGAAGAGAATCAGAATCTGTGA